A stretch of the Conger conger chromosome 3, fConCon1.1, whole genome shotgun sequence genome encodes the following:
- the fhl1a gene encoding four and a half LIM domains protein 1a isoform X2, with translation MSLYRHSGPRSYLSSTMTDRFDCFYCRDNLHGKKYIMKDDKHVCVRCFDKLCANTCAECRRPIGVDAKELHHKNRYWHEGCFRCAKCYKPLVSEPFSAVDNKVMCEKCSARQDGTRCQACYKVVMPGTKNVEYKHKVWHEECFTCLTCKEPIRSQSFLTKGEDIYCVPCHEKKFSKHCACCKEAITSGGITYQDKPWHSECFVCDTCRKPLAGTRFTSQEDKVYCVDCFKTSVAKKCCGCQNPITGFGRGTNVVNYEGNSWHEYCFNCKKCSLSLAHKRFVLNGEDIYCADCAKKL, from the exons ATGTCCCTCTACCGGCATTCAG GGCCGAGGAGCTACCTCAGCTCCACCATGACTGACCGCTTCGACTGCTTCTATTGCCGTGACAACCTGCACGGGAAGAAGTACATAATGAAGGACGATAAGCACGTCTGCGTGCGCTGCTTCGACAAGCTGTGCGCCAACACCTGCGCTGAGTGCCGCCGCCCCATCGGCGTCGACGCCAAG GAGCTGCACCATAAGAACCGCTACTGGCACGAGGGCTGCTTCCGCTGTGCCAAGTGCTACAAGCCGCTGGTCAGCGAGCCCTTCTCCGCCGTGGACAACAAGGTCATGTGTGAGAAGTGCAGCGCCCGGCAGGATGGCACCCGCTGCCAGGCCTGCTACAAGGTGGTGATGCCGG GCACCAAGAATGTGGAGTACAAGCACAAGGTGTGGCATGAGGAGTGCTTCACCTGCCTGACCTGCAAGGAGCCAATCCGCTCCCAGAGCTTCCTGACCAAGGGAGAGGACATCTACTGCGTCCCCTGCCATGAGAAGAAGTTCTCCAAGCACTGCGCCTGCTGCAAGGAG GCCATCACCTCCGGGGGGATAACCTACCAGGATAAGCCCTGGCACTCCGAGTGCTTTGTGTGCGACACCTGCCGCAAGCCCCTGGCCGGAACCCGCTTCACCTCCCAGGAGGACAAGGTGTACTGCGTGGACTGCTTCAAGACCTCCGTGGCCAAGAAGTGCTGCGGCTGCCAGAACCCCATCACAG GTTTTGGCAGGGGGACCAACGTGGTGAACTACGAGGGGAACTCCTGGCACGAGTACTGCTTCAACTGCAAGAAGTGCTCCCTGTCCCTGGCCCACAAGCGCTTCGTGCTCAACGGCGAAGACATCTACTGCGCCGACTGCGCCAAGAAGCTGTGA
- the fhl1a gene encoding four and a half LIM domains protein 1a isoform X1 → MRYLRSSEAKKKLHAIEEEDALFSTKKIGPRSYLSSTMTDRFDCFYCRDNLHGKKYIMKDDKHVCVRCFDKLCANTCAECRRPIGVDAKELHHKNRYWHEGCFRCAKCYKPLVSEPFSAVDNKVMCEKCSARQDGTRCQACYKVVMPGTKNVEYKHKVWHEECFTCLTCKEPIRSQSFLTKGEDIYCVPCHEKKFSKHCACCKEAITSGGITYQDKPWHSECFVCDTCRKPLAGTRFTSQEDKVYCVDCFKTSVAKKCCGCQNPITGFGRGTNVVNYEGNSWHEYCFNCKKCSLSLAHKRFVLNGEDIYCADCAKKL, encoded by the exons GGCCGAGGAGCTACCTCAGCTCCACCATGACTGACCGCTTCGACTGCTTCTATTGCCGTGACAACCTGCACGGGAAGAAGTACATAATGAAGGACGATAAGCACGTCTGCGTGCGCTGCTTCGACAAGCTGTGCGCCAACACCTGCGCTGAGTGCCGCCGCCCCATCGGCGTCGACGCCAAG GAGCTGCACCATAAGAACCGCTACTGGCACGAGGGCTGCTTCCGCTGTGCCAAGTGCTACAAGCCGCTGGTCAGCGAGCCCTTCTCCGCCGTGGACAACAAGGTCATGTGTGAGAAGTGCAGCGCCCGGCAGGATGGCACCCGCTGCCAGGCCTGCTACAAGGTGGTGATGCCGG GCACCAAGAATGTGGAGTACAAGCACAAGGTGTGGCATGAGGAGTGCTTCACCTGCCTGACCTGCAAGGAGCCAATCCGCTCCCAGAGCTTCCTGACCAAGGGAGAGGACATCTACTGCGTCCCCTGCCATGAGAAGAAGTTCTCCAAGCACTGCGCCTGCTGCAAGGAG GCCATCACCTCCGGGGGGATAACCTACCAGGATAAGCCCTGGCACTCCGAGTGCTTTGTGTGCGACACCTGCCGCAAGCCCCTGGCCGGAACCCGCTTCACCTCCCAGGAGGACAAGGTGTACTGCGTGGACTGCTTCAAGACCTCCGTGGCCAAGAAGTGCTGCGGCTGCCAGAACCCCATCACAG GTTTTGGCAGGGGGACCAACGTGGTGAACTACGAGGGGAACTCCTGGCACGAGTACTGCTTCAACTGCAAGAAGTGCTCCCTGTCCCTGGCCCACAAGCGCTTCGTGCTCAACGGCGAAGACATCTACTGCGCCGACTGCGCCAAGAAGCTGTGA